CGAGCCTGTATTCTCCGTTTCTCATGATTTTGTTGACCTTTATCTCGGTGGCGACGATGTTGTCTATCTCGAATTTGTGGAGGAGTTTTTCGAGCCAGTCGTAGAGAAGCTCCATCAGGTCTTGTCCACGTGCCTCGACTGATAGGGAGACGGTTTTCTCCGAAGCGTTCAGCACTAGTGTTTTGAAGAGGGCCAGTCCAGCTTGCTCAAACGCCTCCTCCAACGATGAGCCATATGCCTCGATGTAGATGTCGGCCATGTGGGGGAGCTGGTGGAACCCCTTCCGGGACATGCTCATAGTTTCTAACAATGATGGGACTTATTAGGCTGCTGATGATAATGGGTTGTCGGGATGGCTCGAAGGGATGAGGTGGAGGTGTTGAGGCGTAGGGGTGTGGAGTTTCTTGAGATGGCTGAGAAAGCGTTGGCAGACAAGAAGGTTGACTTCATGCTGGAGCAGGCTGCCCAGCTCTACCTCAAGTCCGCTCTTCTCAAACTAGTCGGAGAATATAGCAGGACTCATAGCTTGAGGCGTCTGGTGTGGGAGCTGGCCGAGGCTTCGAGAGACGATGAGCTGAGAAAGTTTGGAGAAGAGAGGAGAAGTGTTCTCTCGAGTTTGGAGGATGTCTATATTATGGCGAGGTATTTTCCGAAGGAATATTCCGAGATGGATGCGGCGGAGTTTTTAGAAGTTGTCCGCGAGCTGTTTAGGCTGGTCGGCAGGGTGGCGGGTTTCCCAGCATGATAGAGACTGCGCGTAGGAGGGCTGAGATGGTTAGGCGCTGGAGAGAATTTGTCGGGATGTTGGCTGAGGCTGTTAGAAAGGTTTTGGGGGATGCGGATGTGTATGTGTTTGGCAGCGTTGTCACGGGAGAGTGTGTGGCGTCGAGCGATGTGGATGTCTTGGTTGTCTCGGACAGGGTTCCCGAGTCGATGCTTGAACGCGGTGCCTTGAAGGTGGAGATTGAAGATGCCGCGGGGCTTCCCGTCTACCACCCCTTCGAGCTTCACTTCGTCAAGCCCGATGAGGCCATGCACTATTTCAAGAAAATTGGGCGAAACATTTTGAGGGTTTAGTACCACTGGTCTTCTTCGCCGACGACTGTTTGGCTTCTTCTCCTCATTATGACTGTTGCGGCGACCGCGAGGACGGCTATGCCGGTTACGGTGCCGTAGACTATGAGCTGGGCTGTTTCATGTGATAGGCTGGGTGTGGTGATTTCTGTGGTTATGGGGGTTGTGGTGGTTGTCGTGGTCGTTGATGTGGTTGCTTCGTTGATGCTCAGGGTTATGGTGTAGGGGCCTCCTCCGCCCACTCCGCCTTGGTTAGACACCCTGATGTAGTAGGTTTTCTCAGCTGCGTCCTGTGTTTCCAGGCTCACCGCCGCTTCACCGCTGGTGTTGGTTCTGTTGCTTCTAAGCCCGTAGCCTGTCTGGTCGAGGATGACGAGTTCATAGATGTTTCCAGGCTGTGTCGTCAGTGTCGCGGTTAATTGTTTCCCTTTTCCAAGCACCGCTGTGAGGACATATGTGTCTACGTAGTCTAGTCCTTCGCTGGAGTTGGTTAAATAGCCTGAGATGATGGTTGTTTCCCCTGTTCTCAACGCTCCCAGGGGGGTTGCTTTTTCGAGTTTGTCGGCGGCTTCTCTTCCACCTGTGTCCACTAGCCGCTCGATTCCCAGCGTGATGACGTAGTCGGCTTTGGCGGGTCTCGCTTCTGAGAATATTCCTATTTTGAAGCAGAGCGTGGTTGAGGTGTTTTCGCCGAAGTTGCTGTGTGCCCAGCTGTAGACGTACTCCAGCGGGCCTCCTGCCTGAATGGTCTGCACTCCGCCTATGCGGGAGAACTGGCTGGGCCTTATCTCCCACATCAGCAACGTGTTAAACCCTGTTGACGTGTTTGTGGTAACGGTTACTCTGAGGACTAGGCGTTCACCGGGTCTCAGGTTCTCGAACCTGTAAAAATCCTCTCTAAGCCGTCCGGCGAGCGTGGCTTCAATGGGTGGAAGCGTGTCCCCGGCCAGGTTTATCCTTTTGTCTGTTGTGATGCAGGGGTCGCTTGTCTGAGCAGATACAGCTGTGAAGGCGGCTAACAAAACAACGATTGTCAGAAGGGCTGTTGTTTCACGCATTCCAGCTGGTTTTTTCCCCAGTTCCTAAAAACGTTTTCCGTTTTGATTTGTGTCGAAAATATCTCCTCTATACTTTGAGCTAGGGTTTTGACGGATTATAAAAAATTTGAAGGGGGTTTAAAAAAGGTGGGTGTTTATTTCTTTGGTGGTGCTGCTGGGTAGATGCCGAGGCGGCGTCCTCTCCAGCGGATGTATTCGCTGACGATGACGACTACGACGATGACCAGCAGTATGAGGCCGATGATCAGCGCGAGGAACGTGGCGAGGGTCATGGGTACGCCGAACAGTATGGTGTAGAGGTCGAGGACGATTGTTGCGCTTCTAACGCCTCTAGCTACGTTGGCTGAGTTGCTGAACTGTTCGTAGGATGCTCTTACTGAGTAGTCTGCGCCCACGACTTTGGAGAAGACCGCCGAACCGCTGGCGTCTGTGGCCGCTGTGGCTATTGTTGTTCCTCCTCTCACCAGCTCAACAATGGCGCCCTGTATCGGCTGTCCTGCAGCGCCCTTGACAATTACGGCGATGTCGTATATGCCTGCCTGTATGGTTGCCGATGTCCGGGAGGCGGTGAACCTTACACGGTCTCCGCCGATAGTTGTGCCATCCTTGGAAACCTCTATCTGGTATTCGTTGTCGAGCGGTACTTGTCCGATGATGACGACGCCTTGGCTGTCTGTTGAGCCTACTTGTTGTCCGCCGAACCTTATGGCTGCGCCTGCCACGGGTCTACCGTCGAAGTCGACTACTGTCAGGGTTACGTCGTCTACGGGTATGACTATGCTGCCTCTGCTCTGTAGGCCTGCCGGCGTGTCTCTTACCGCTGCTCTCGCTGTTGTTCCGTATGGGCTGGTCCATTCGACGGTGAAGTCATAGGTTCTGCCGTCGGGTACGCGGAGGATTGTGAATATGCTGTCGGGTCTTAGCTGTATGTCCTGTTCTCTGACTAGGTTGGGTGAGACGCTTACTCTAGCGCCTGCCACGGGTCTGCCCTGTCTGTCGACGACGTTGAAGCTGAGGTCTCTGAGTGCGAGGACGACTGTGCCCTCAACGGTTCCGACGTTGGTTCTGCTGACGTCGAAGGTTCTTCTGCCGACTTCTTCACCGTTTGCGTCGGGCCAGAGGGCGACGATGTCGTAGGAGCTTCTGGCGAGGCGTTTGGCTTCGAAGATGGCTCCTTGTCCACGTATGATGAAGTCGTCGGGCAGTGCTAGGCTGGGTGCGCTGAAGACGTATGCTGGGTCGGCTGGTCTCTGTGCGTCGCCGTAGACGAATCTTATCCTGAGGTCGAAGATGCGTGTGATGACGTCGAAGCTTCTGCCCCAGCCTGCCGGCGGGCAGCTGGCGAGTGCCTCTAGGACTCCTGCGGTGTAGTTGTATGAGCCATCTCCTGCATGTCTACAGACATCGGCTCGGAACCATCCGTCTCCCGTTGGCCAGGGTCCTGCTTCGGCTGTGTATGCGAAGCCGAGAGGTATGTCTGGTTTCTGTGTTTCCTGTGTGGTTTCGTCGTCTCTGCTGTCATATGCTATGGGCCATCTGGCGAAGCTGTTGACTGGCCATGTGGGTTCTCCGTTGGCGCCCTGTCCGAGGTAGAGGACTCTCTGGATGAAGACTCCTCCGGGCTTTCTAATGGGCATGGGCACTATTCTGCCGTCGGGTCCTGCATAGCTCCATGCGGCTGATTTGCCTGTCTGTGCGTCGATTATCTGGTAGAAGGCTCCGGGCAGTGGCCTCCCGTTGAAGTCGGTGATTCTGGCCGAGACGTTCTGGAACTCGAACATCTTGATGAAGGGTCTGTGTGCTCTGTTGTCTGGGTCGTTGCTCACTACCGTGACCGTTGCGGTGCGTGCGACGCCTTCATATGGTCTGCCGTAGCCCATGTACTGTATGCCTAGGTCTACGCCAGGCACCTGTAGCTGGTCGCCGACGTGTAGGTTTACGGGCTGTCCTGTGAGTGGGTCGATGGCTTGGCTGACCCAGTTTCTCCAGTAGTTGCTGGTTGTTCCTCTGTTGGGGTTGTCTGCGCCTGCTTGTCCTGTGCCGTCGTTGTACCATATGCTTGGTGGCGGTGAGACCTCGTCTATGACGAGGGTGCTGCCGCCCCATATGACTGTCGAGGGTGTGTCTCCGCTGGTGACCGTTACGAGTCCAACTGGTTTGCCGGAGATGCATATGTTGACTGTCTTGTCGCCGACTGTGATGGTTCCCGCTGTTGTTACGGCGTCGATGGGTTTCGGTGCGAATGTTGCGCCAAGAGGTGGCACTATTCTACCTTTGACGATGTATCCTAGGAGCGGCCCGCAATCGTAGCTGCCGAGCTCGTAGTCGCCTACCTGCCAGAAGACGGGGATGTCGACGTCTGTGGCGTTGAGCTTGATGGCGACGACTTTGCTGCCTGGTGTTGGTGTGGCTGTCCATGTCCGTGTCAACGCGTAGCCAGGTATCGGCTGGAACTGTCCTGTTCCTGTTGTTCCTCTGTAGAATGTGATGTCGAAGGGCGGGTGTCCGAACAGCATCCACGCGTCTGGGAATTGGGCGGGTATTCTCCAGACCAGTTCATAGTGGTCGCGCTGCCATGCTCCGTTGTTATATTTTGGCGATGATGGGTCGATGGGTAGCTGGTCGCTCCATACGCTGATGCGGTACTGTATTCTGCTGTTTTCCTGGTTGGTGAGATGCGGGTGGCGTCGATCGTAGCCGGTCGGGACTGGGTTGTATGGCCATCCGTCAATCATTCTGCCGTCTTCATAGCTTGGGTAGGGTATGTCCCATGAGCGTGTTACATCGTCGTAGACCCATCTGCCGGCTGAAGAGTCGAATACCAGGTCCCAGTCGCTCTTGGTGAAGCGCTCTGATGTCGGTAGCCATGGGAGTGTGAGCTGGCCTGTTGTCCACTTGGCTGCTCCACGTGTCTCGGGTACGGCTGTGTATGTCCATGTTCTGCGGGCGTGGTCGACTGTTATCCTGCCTGGGAAGACTGTATTGCCGTCTGTTACGTTGAGCCACCAGATTCTTGCGTAGAGGTCTTTGACGGGTCGGTCTTTGTTGGCGCTTATGGCGAGGACGAATGTCACATCGGCGATGGCTACTTTGTCAACCGAGTAGCCTCTCTTGGTGAGGTTGAAGGCGTCTTTGTAGACGATGCTGCTGTTGAGGTACCAGTAAACAGTCAACGTGTAGTTAACAACGTTTGTCCCGAGGATGTTCTCCATGGCTTCCTGTGTCGGGTAGAGGAGTGTGAGGTTGCCGTCACGTCCTGTCTTGTAGAGAACTGAGGAGGAGCGATCCACTGTACCGCTATCGTCGTAGTATACGTCGAGCTGTACGACTGCGTATGGTATGGGTCTTGCGAGGTCTTCGTCTTTGAGGTTGAGGGTTATGAAGCCTACCGGTATGGGTACTGTTACGACTTCTTTCTCGAACACCAGTGTTGTGGGTCTTGTCGGAACCTCGATGTACCTCTTTCCTTTGAATGGTGTTGATATCTCTTCGACTGCTCCGGCTGCGACCGCTTGCTCCCATCTCCATCTCTGCTGGTTCCAGAGGCCTTCATTGCCTACGACTGTGAAGTTGTGGGTGGGCCACTTGCCATTGGCTGTTTCGTTGACCGCTGGGTTGAAGAACTCTCTTATGAGGAAGCTGTCTCCTGGCCTAACGTCTCCTCCTGGGCTGGTTAGCGGTCCCTTCTGCGTTGTCAGCCATCCGCTGCCTGTTAGCCCTGCTTTGTCGTAGAATCTTGCCCATGGCTGTTCGCCTCTGGTGAACTCGAGCGGGTAGACGTAGCTGTAGAAGGTGAGGTCTTGTTTGCGGTAGGTGCCGTTCCACCAGATGTTGCTGCTGTGCTGGCTGTCTGCTTTGAGCCAAGTGGTTAGGAGGGTGTCTTCGGTCCATTTGCTGACGAAGAGCGATGAGAAGACTCCGTCTTCGGGTATGAACATCTCCATGTTGACGCCGTTGTCGTTGACTATGTGGTAGGTGGCGTTGCCTATGCGGCGTGCTTCGTTGAGGTAGTCGAAGTCGCCGTCGACGATGCGCTGTTTGAAGGTGTGGGCCCATGTCAGCAGGTCTATCCTGACGGGTCCGCATGTCTTGTAGAGTGTTGCGTTGCCGATTGGGTTGAGGTTGGGGTCGGTGACGAATTCACCGTTCCATGTCATGTAGACTCTGAGGACGACTCTGTCATTGACCTGGCCTGCAGGAGTCTTTCTGATGCTCGGTGGGCTGCTGTGGCTTGTCCAGTCAATCTTGATCTCATAGTCGACGGGCACGGTTCTGCCTGGCCACTTGCTGTTGCCTGGTGTCTGTTGCGTCTCGGGGTCTCCTGTTGTTACTGTTGTTACTGTTATGTTGTAGAGTGCGCTGGGCATCTTGTAGAAGACGTAGCGGACGTCTCCGTAGGTCTTGAGGCCGTTTGACCTGG
The sequence above is drawn from the Candidatus Caldarchaeum subterraneum genome and encodes:
- a CDS encoding conserved hypothetical protein (nucleotidyltransferase domain), whose protein sequence is MIETARRRAEMVRRWREFVGMLAEAVRKVLGDADVYVFGSVVTGECVASSDVDVLVVSDRVPESMLERGALKVEIEDAAGLPVYHPFELHFVKPDEAMHYFKKIGRNILRV
- a CDS encoding conserved hypothetical protein (HEPN domain); translation: MLRRRGVEFLEMAEKALADKKVDFMLEQAAQLYLKSALLKLVGEYSRTHSLRRLVWELAEASRDDELRKFGEERRSVLSSLEDVYIMARYFPKEYSEMDAAEFLEVVRELFRLVGRVAGFPA